A part of Campylobacter concisus genomic DNA contains:
- the lolA gene encoding LolA-like outer membrane lipoprotein chaperone — protein sequence MRKFLIASLVAVCSFGAGLNFKSLQSDFTQTVFSEGKSVNYKGRFYAKSDNTALWIYESPTPKRIYFYKDKVVVIEDELEQAIISRLDDTPNLTQVLAHAEQIQPTLYKAIYDGVEYFITIKNTLPTTIDYKDKLSNKIKITLSNPVKDALIPKETLTPVIPQGYDIVNQ from the coding sequence ATGAGAAAATTTTTGATAGCTTCTCTTGTCGCAGTTTGCTCATTTGGCGCTGGCTTAAATTTTAAAAGCCTGCAAAGCGACTTTACGCAAACTGTCTTTAGCGAGGGCAAGAGTGTAAATTATAAGGGTAGATTTTACGCTAAAAGCGACAACACCGCGCTTTGGATATATGAAAGTCCAACGCCAAAGAGAATTTACTTTTACAAAGACAAGGTGGTCGTGATCGAGGATGAGCTCGAGCAAGCCATCATCTCAAGACTAGATGATACACCAAATTTGACGCAGGTCTTAGCTCACGCAGAGCAAATTCAGCCGACACTTTATAAGGCAATATATGACGGGGTTGAGTACTTTATAACGATCAAAAACACGCTTCCAACGACGATTGATTATAAAGACAAACTCTCAAATAAGATAAAAATCACTCTAAGCAACCCCGTAAAAGACGCGCTCATCCCAAAAGAGACGCTAACTCCAGTCATCCCACAAGGTTACGACATCGTAAATCAATAA
- a CDS encoding ArsS family sensor histidine kinase, producing MPRSSIFITITFIFALALVSIFLAFLWLMGFDKQNYTRELNNKYSNVARTNLFYMGGIINKAQYDRQLSNIDMPEIKDEKRKDEILKQATVLEEISSDLGSSAILLYDKHHYLRIEHLDELKLLMDKEFQPYRYEVIKAVFLVVAVILLGAYIFVIYKIKPLRKLKRQIVKFANGELDGVQNVGNGKDEISEVSEAFYEAVCQIKALNDSRHLFLRNIMHELKTPITKGLIAAQMIEKSKNQERLISVFHKLENLINELAAIEQITSKIGLSNKTPCFMRDLIDEAIDIAMVEKECVGVSELDEVRVLVDFKLFSVAIKNMIDNGIKYSTDKHVNIVVSKDHMKFITQGEKLKNDLDFYIQPFIKGEDTQKSFGLGLYIVSNILDAHGLKFRYEYKNGMNVFVFENLQDIIVT from the coding sequence ATGCCAAGATCTTCTATTTTTATAACCATAACTTTTATCTTTGCCCTTGCGCTCGTTTCGATATTTCTAGCTTTTTTGTGGCTCATGGGCTTTGATAAGCAAAACTATACAAGAGAGCTAAATAACAAATACTCAAACGTTGCTAGGACAAATTTATTTTATATGGGTGGCATCATAAATAAAGCTCAGTACGACCGCCAGCTTTCAAACATTGATATGCCAGAGATTAAAGACGAGAAGAGAAAAGATGAAATTTTAAAACAAGCGACCGTTTTAGAAGAAATTTCAAGCGATCTAGGATCTAGTGCGATCTTGCTTTATGACAAGCATCATTATTTAAGGATTGAGCATTTAGACGAGTTAAAGCTTTTAATGGATAAAGAATTTCAGCCTTACAGATACGAGGTGATAAAGGCTGTTTTTTTGGTGGTTGCGGTCATTTTGCTAGGTGCTTACATTTTTGTCATATATAAGATAAAACCACTTAGAAAGCTAAAGCGTCAGATCGTAAAATTTGCAAATGGTGAGCTTGATGGTGTGCAAAATGTTGGCAACGGCAAGGATGAAATTTCTGAGGTTTCAGAGGCATTTTATGAGGCGGTTTGTCAGATCAAGGCGCTTAATGACTCAAGGCATCTTTTCTTAAGAAATATCATGCATGAGCTAAAAACTCCTATCACAAAAGGCCTGATAGCCGCTCAAATGATAGAAAAAAGTAAAAATCAAGAGAGGCTGATCTCTGTCTTTCATAAGCTTGAAAATTTAATAAACGAACTTGCAGCGATCGAGCAGATAACATCAAAAATAGGACTTAGCAATAAAACGCCATGTTTTATGAGGGATCTCATCGATGAGGCAATCGATATAGCCATGGTAGAAAAAGAGTGTGTTGGTGTCAGTGAGCTTGATGAGGTTAGGGTGCTTGTTGATTTCAAGCTATTTTCAGTCGCTATAAAAAATATGATAGATAATGGCATAAAATACTCAACTGATAAGCACGTAAATATCGTTGTTAGTAAGGATCATATGAAATTTATAACTCAAGGCGAGAAGCTAAAAAATGATCTTGACTTTTATATCCAGCCATTTATCAAAGGAGAGGATACTCAAAAGAGTTTTGGCCTAGGTTTATATATAGTTAGCAATATACTTGATGCTCATGGACTCAAATTTAGGTACGAATACAAAAACGGAATGAATGTCTTTGTTTTTGAAAATTTACAAGATATAATAGTGACTTAA
- a CDS encoding heat shock protein transcriptional repressor HspR yields the protein MQNYEEPLFLISVVAKVLSIHPQTLRQYEREGLIEPSRTDGKMRLYSQKDVDRVKTILNLTRELGVNLAGVDVILQLKEKIDDLESTIDELNKKLHEATSQTSTKRSLVKRKNSFDLVFYEGKK from the coding sequence ATGCAAAATTATGAAGAACCACTTTTTTTAATAAGCGTTGTTGCAAAGGTTTTAAGCATACATCCACAAACTTTAAGACAGTATGAAAGAGAGGGACTTATCGAGCCATCAAGAACAGATGGCAAGATGAGGCTCTACTCACAAAAAGATGTTGATCGCGTAAAAACTATACTAAATTTAACCCGCGAACTAGGTGTAAATTTAGCCGGCGTTGATGTGATACTTCAGTTGAAAGAAAAAATTGACGATTTAGAATCAACTATTGATGAGCTAAATAAAAAATTACACGAAGCTACCAGTCAAACTAGCACAAAAAGATCGCTTGTAAAGAGAAAAAATAGCTTTGATCTAGTCTTTTATGAAGGTAAAAAATAA
- a CDS encoding DUF2018 family protein has product MIDIFEGSARNKFYDILFNANAVLVKNEIDKIFEKFVAMSELCEKHGVSEDEIRNFIVSEQDKIYNGVNDLYIELSGEILSQNE; this is encoded by the coding sequence ATGATAGATATATTTGAGGGCAGTGCGAGGAATAAATTTTATGACATTTTGTTTAACGCAAATGCTGTTTTGGTTAAAAACGAGATAGATAAAATTTTTGAAAAATTTGTGGCTATGAGCGAGCTTTGTGAAAAGCATGGCGTTAGCGAGGACGAGATTAGAAATTTTATAGTCTCAGAGCAAGATAAAATTTATAATGGAGTAAATGACCTATATATCGAGCTTAGCGGAGAAATTTTAAGCCAAAATGAGTAA
- a CDS encoding O-acetylhomoserine aminocarboxypropyltransferase/cysteine synthase family protein has protein sequence MRQETAAIHVGYDTHEGFGTMAVPIFQSTAYDFGSAETAAARFDLKDGGHIYTRLGNPTTDIFEKRVTALEGGAAAIATASGQSALFYSIINLAQAGDNIIIAKKIYGGTTVLFTHTLKRFGIEARVFDSDTADDLEALIDDKTRAIFFETLSNPQISIPNIEKIVEISNKYGIISITDNTVPTPIIFQPLRHGIDVCVHSASKYMSGQGLSLAGVVVSANHLNEKLKGNKRYEHFNVPDASYHDIVYADMTDHFDIYTLRMRLAIVRDIGAVISPFNSWQLIQGLETLAVRVERHSQNALKVAKFLNSHKHIKSVAYPGLADNVDHAKAQKYFKDGMANGLFCFDTDSFERAKKMLERVKLFKIVVNIGDTKSLITHPASTTHQQLSSEELIKAGITKELIRVSIGLENAEDLIADLAQALE, from the coding sequence ATGAGACAAGAAACCGCTGCGATCCACGTAGGCTACGATACACATGAAGGCTTTGGCACGATGGCTGTGCCTATTTTTCAAAGCACAGCTTACGACTTTGGGAGTGCTGAGACAGCCGCAGCTAGGTTCGATCTAAAGGATGGCGGCCACATCTACACAAGACTTGGCAATCCAACGACAGATATCTTTGAAAAAAGGGTCACTGCACTTGAGGGCGGAGCCGCTGCGATAGCGACTGCAAGCGGTCAGTCAGCTTTGTTTTACAGCATCATAAATTTAGCCCAAGCAGGCGATAACATCATCATCGCTAAGAAAATTTATGGCGGCACGACGGTGCTTTTTACGCATACGCTCAAAAGATTTGGCATAGAGGCCAGAGTCTTTGACAGCGACACGGCCGATGATCTGGAGGCCTTGATAGATGATAAAACTAGGGCTATATTTTTTGAAACACTCTCAAATCCGCAGATTTCTATCCCAAATATCGAGAAAATCGTAGAAATTTCAAATAAATATGGCATCATCAGCATCACTGATAACACTGTGCCAACACCTATCATCTTTCAGCCACTTCGCCACGGTATCGATGTTTGCGTGCATAGTGCGAGCAAATATATGAGCGGTCAGGGCCTTAGCCTAGCAGGTGTGGTCGTAAGTGCAAATCACCTAAACGAAAAGCTAAAAGGCAACAAAAGATATGAGCATTTTAATGTGCCAGACGCTAGCTATCACGACATCGTCTATGCTGATATGACGGATCATTTTGACATCTATACGCTAAGAATGAGGCTTGCTATCGTGCGCGATATCGGTGCTGTGATCTCTCCGTTTAACTCTTGGCAGCTCATACAAGGGCTTGAAACGCTTGCTGTTAGGGTTGAGAGACACTCGCAAAACGCCCTAAAAGTGGCTAAATTTCTAAACTCTCACAAACATATAAAAAGTGTGGCATACCCAGGGCTTGCCGACAACGTGGATCACGCAAAGGCGCAAAAATACTTTAAAGATGGCATGGCAAATGGGCTATTTTGCTTTGATACTGATAGCTTTGAGCGTGCAAAAAAGATGCTAGAGCGCGTAAAACTCTTTAAGATCGTGGTAAATATCGGCGATACAAAGTCGCTCATCACGCACCCGGCTTCAACTACGCACCAACAGCTAAGCAGCGAAGAGCTAATCAAAGCTGGCATCACAAAAGAGCTGATAAGAGTTAGCATAGGCCTTGAAAATGCTGAGGATCTGATAGCTGATCTGGCTCAAGCCTTAGAATAA
- a CDS encoding Do family serine endopeptidase, with protein MKKIVLISLVAASFLVGADIKFNEANSNITRVSPLSDKNSVLSYYDSIAQAKLSVVNISTTKTVNNAAIEQMFNDPFFNEFFGFNFAKPKEKEKTTSLGSGVIISNDGYIVTNNHVIEDSDQIVVTLANGGKEYKAKLIGSDPKTDLAVVKIEANGLNAITFADSSKLLDADVVFAIGNPFGVGESITQGIISGLNKDNIGLNQYENFIQTDASINPGNSGGALVDSRGYLVGINSAILSKSGGNNGIGFAIPSNMVKDIAKKLITDGKIERGFIGVTIANLTDEQKELYTNKEGALISGVEQGMPADEAGLKRGDLVISANDKTIKNANDLKNFIGSLTPNSSVDITYERSNKIMNAKIKLANADHNSKDIAKSIIIEGLSVSNLSDEIRYKYKISPDTQGVLVTDVKSGSKAEDFGFERGDVIVQVGEESIKDLQTFANTVKNTKGKKTLVWINRGGIIQGLVIK; from the coding sequence ATGAAAAAGATTGTGCTAATTTCATTAGTAGCAGCTTCTTTTTTAGTGGGGGCTGATATTAAATTTAATGAAGCTAACTCTAATATCACGAGAGTCTCGCCACTTAGCGATAAAAATAGCGTACTTTCTTATTATGACTCGATCGCTCAGGCAAAGCTTTCAGTTGTAAATATCTCAACTACAAAAACGGTAAATAACGCTGCTATTGAGCAGATGTTTAATGACCCTTTCTTCAATGAATTTTTTGGATTTAACTTTGCAAAACCAAAAGAAAAAGAAAAAACTACTTCGCTTGGTTCTGGCGTTATTATCTCAAATGATGGATATATCGTTACAAATAACCACGTTATAGAAGATAGCGACCAAATAGTCGTAACCCTTGCAAATGGTGGTAAAGAGTATAAAGCAAAGCTAATAGGAAGTGATCCAAAAACCGATCTAGCCGTCGTAAAGATAGAGGCAAACGGACTAAATGCAATCACTTTTGCAGACTCGTCAAAACTACTTGACGCAGATGTCGTATTTGCAATAGGTAATCCATTTGGCGTTGGTGAAAGTATCACTCAAGGTATCATTTCAGGCCTAAATAAAGATAATATCGGACTTAATCAATATGAAAATTTTATCCAAACAGACGCCTCTATAAACCCAGGAAATTCAGGCGGCGCTTTAGTTGATAGCAGAGGATATTTAGTCGGAATAAACTCAGCCATACTTTCAAAAAGTGGTGGCAATAACGGCATTGGCTTTGCGATTCCATCAAATATGGTAAAAGATATCGCTAAAAAGCTGATAACTGACGGTAAGATCGAGCGTGGCTTTATCGGCGTTACGATTGCAAATTTAACTGATGAGCAAAAAGAGCTTTACACAAATAAAGAAGGTGCTTTAATAAGTGGCGTAGAGCAAGGCATGCCAGCAGATGAAGCTGGACTAAAAAGAGGCGATTTAGTCATATCAGCTAACGATAAAACTATAAAAAACGCAAATGATCTTAAAAATTTCATCGGTTCACTAACTCCAAATAGCAGCGTTGATATAACTTACGAGCGATCAAATAAAATAATGAATGCAAAAATCAAGCTTGCAAACGCTGATCACAATTCAAAAGACATAGCAAAAAGCATTATCATCGAAGGACTTAGCGTCAGTAATCTAAGCGATGAGATAAGATATAAATACAAAATCAGCCCAGATACTCAAGGCGTGCTAGTAACTGATGTAAAATCAGGCTCAAAAGCTGAAGACTTTGGCTTTGAAAGAGGTGATGTGATCGTGCAAGTTGGCGAAGAGAGCATAAAAGATCTTCAAACATTTGCAAATACAGTCAAAAATACAAAAGGTAAAAAGACACTAGTGTGGATAAATCGCGGCGGTATCATACAAGGCCTTGTTATAAAATAA
- a CDS encoding response regulator transcription factor, translated as MTRILMIEDDMELAEILTEYLENYDIEVVTAEEPYIGLSTLNTSKFDLVILDLTLPGMDGLEVCKEIRKNHNIPIIISSARHDITDKVNALDNGADDYLPKPYDPQELLARIKSHLRRQSITPPNEARNLNKDLVLKEFEREILFKGNVLNLTAAEYDILKYLLLKEGGAVTREELIYNCESINEDSSNKSIDVIIGRIRQKLNENPKEPKYIHAIRGIGYKLVL; from the coding sequence ATGACTAGAATTTTAATGATAGAAGATGATATGGAGCTTGCTGAAATTTTAACCGAATATCTAGAAAACTACGATATTGAAGTAGTAACTGCTGAAGAGCCATATATCGGACTATCTACGCTAAATACAAGTAAATTTGACCTAGTGATACTAGATCTTACATTGCCTGGTATGGATGGATTGGAAGTTTGTAAAGAGATCAGGAAAAATCACAATATTCCTATTATCATATCAAGTGCAAGACATGATATAACGGATAAGGTAAATGCTCTTGATAACGGAGCGGATGATTATTTGCCAAAGCCATATGACCCACAAGAGCTTTTGGCTCGTATCAAAAGTCATCTAAGAAGGCAGAGTATCACCCCACCAAATGAAGCGAGAAATTTAAATAAAGACCTGGTTTTAAAAGAATTTGAGCGTGAAATTTTATTTAAAGGAAACGTGCTAAATTTAACTGCCGCAGAATACGATATCTTAAAATATCTACTTTTAAAAGAGGGCGGAGCGGTTACTAGAGAGGAGCTTATCTATAACTGCGAGAGCATAAATGAAGATAGCTCAAACAAAAGTATTGACGTCATCATCGGCAGAATTCGCCAAAAACTAAATGAAAATCCAAAAGAGCCAAAATACATCCACGCGATCCGTGGTATCGGCTATAAATTGGTTCTTTGA
- a CDS encoding HAD family hydrolase yields MKVVVFDMDGTVIDSGEAIYKTVNEVRDELNLSPLEKEFIIKTINEPGRNLPLEFYGIDTPSRSLKEGFEEKFKKFYDECATTYEGVKELLQKCKEAHYKVVLASNAPHDTLEKILKKNEIYELFDEVIGASKEIPQKPDPAMLHLAVSKTGASKAIFIGDSLKDELAAKNANMPFLQVSWGFGEESKTATYNAKNISEAWEIILNF; encoded by the coding sequence TTGAAAGTAGTTGTTTTTGATATGGATGGCACCGTGATCGATAGCGGCGAGGCAATATATAAAACAGTAAATGAAGTAAGAGATGAGCTAAATTTATCGCCACTTGAAAAAGAATTTATCATAAAAACGATCAATGAGCCAGGTAGAAATTTGCCCCTTGAATTTTATGGCATCGACACGCCAAGCAGGAGCTTAAAAGAGGGTTTTGAAGAGAAATTTAAGAAATTTTACGATGAGTGCGCGACTACATATGAGGGCGTAAAAGAGCTTTTGCAAAAGTGCAAAGAGGCTCATTACAAGGTTGTTTTGGCAAGCAACGCGCCACATGATACGTTAGAGAAAATTTTAAAGAAAAATGAAATTTATGAGCTATTTGACGAGGTTATCGGCGCTAGCAAAGAGATACCGCAAAAGCCTGATCCTGCGATGCTTCATCTAGCTGTTAGTAAAACTGGAGCTAGCAAAGCGATCTTTATTGGAGATAGCCTAAAAGACGAGCTAGCTGCTAAAAATGCAAATATGCCTTTCTTGCAAGTTAGCTGGGGATTTGGCGAGGAGAGTAAAACAGCGACCTATAATGCTAAAAATATTAGCGAAGCTTGGGAGATAATATTAAATTTTTAA
- a CDS encoding potassium/proton antiporter has protein sequence MENLLLFFAVLLITSILLSKISDKFGIPSLIIFLGVGMLAGSDGLLGVNFDDQMIAQNVGMLALIFILYAGGLDTDFAAIKPIFARGLALATLGVFLTALAIAPVAKYLLDFTWAEAFLLGSIISSTDAAAVFAILRAKKISLKNSIAPLLELESGSNDPMAIFLTMTIIQMISLNSTPSASEWAITLVKQFGIGIAMGYLFGVALPAIFNRLRLKSWGLYPVFSIAWILLLYTLCFKVGGNGYLAVYIAGIFINKKEFSHKKNLVGFHDGIAWTMQIVVFLTLGLLVNPSQLPATALLALVLALWLMFFARPLGVFASLAFSKFKINEQIFISWVGLRGVVPVVLATYVYVDGVRDADMIFNIIFFMVLISILIQGMSLGFAADKFKVKESEQEDVKSVENSPILSYTLRQHTIHYGSKLIGKDLAQLELPTEFLIILIKRKNEYQKPTGSTIFEENDLLLIQCENQVLYQDTVKYLTY, from the coding sequence TTGGAGAATTTACTACTATTTTTTGCGGTTTTGCTTATAACTAGCATTCTTTTAAGTAAGATCTCTGATAAATTTGGAATTCCATCTTTAATAATATTTTTAGGCGTTGGCATGTTGGCTGGCTCAGACGGCTTGCTGGGTGTAAATTTTGATGATCAAATGATTGCTCAAAATGTCGGTATGCTAGCACTTATTTTTATACTTTACGCTGGTGGGCTAGATACTGATTTTGCAGCGATTAAACCTATTTTTGCTAGAGGTTTAGCACTTGCTACACTTGGCGTTTTCTTAACCGCGCTAGCCATCGCTCCAGTTGCAAAATATCTGCTTGATTTTACCTGGGCAGAGGCCTTTTTGCTAGGCTCCATCATCTCTTCAACAGATGCAGCAGCGGTATTTGCCATACTAAGAGCTAAGAAAATTTCACTTAAAAATAGCATTGCACCATTGCTTGAACTTGAATCTGGCTCAAACGATCCAATGGCGATATTTTTAACTATGACGATCATTCAAATGATCTCACTAAATAGCACTCCAAGTGCGTCAGAGTGGGCGATTACACTGGTTAAGCAGTTTGGCATAGGTATCGCTATGGGCTATTTATTTGGCGTTGCTTTGCCAGCTATCTTTAATAGACTTCGCCTAAAAAGCTGGGGCCTTTATCCAGTTTTTTCTATCGCTTGGATATTGCTTTTATACACACTTTGCTTTAAAGTTGGTGGCAATGGCTACTTGGCTGTTTATATTGCTGGAATTTTCATAAACAAAAAAGAGTTTTCTCATAAGAAAAATTTAGTCGGTTTTCATGACGGTATCGCTTGGACGATGCAGATAGTTGTCTTTTTAACACTTGGTCTTTTGGTAAATCCCTCACAACTTCCTGCAACTGCGCTGTTAGCGCTTGTTTTGGCCTTATGGCTTATGTTTTTTGCAAGGCCACTTGGTGTTTTTGCATCACTTGCATTTTCAAAATTTAAGATAAATGAGCAAATTTTTATCTCCTGGGTTGGGCTAAGAGGCGTCGTGCCAGTGGTGCTAGCTACCTATGTTTATGTCGATGGCGTACGTGATGCGGATATGATTTTTAACATTATATTTTTTATGGTTTTGATTTCTATTTTGATACAGGGTATGTCGCTTGGCTTTGCGGCTGATAAATTTAAGGTCAAAGAGAGTGAGCAAGAGGATGTTAAGTCAGTAGAAAACTCTCCGATCTTAAGCTACACACTTCGTCAGCACACCATTCACTATGGCTCAAAACTAATTGGCAAAGATTTGGCTCAGCTTGAGCTTCCAACTGAGTTTTTAATAATTCTAATAAAGCGTAAAAACGAGTATCAAAAGCCGACTGGCTCAACAATCTTTGAAGAAAATGACTTGCTGCTGATACAATGCGAAAATCAAGTGCTTTATCAAGATACGGTTAAGTATTTGACTTATTAA
- a CDS encoding transformation system protein — protein MLDSIILAVLVYFATFLFMFFLLAFFAFWYISVPLLVIFFVIKFIRQAKECERIHGKLE, from the coding sequence ATGCTTGACAGTATCATCCTTGCAGTCTTGGTATATTTTGCAACATTCTTATTTATGTTTTTTCTGCTCGCCTTTTTTGCCTTTTGGTATATAAGCGTGCCGCTACTTGTCATCTTTTTCGTTATAAAATTTATAAGGCAAGCAAAAGAGTGCGAGAGGATACATGGCAAGCTTGAGTAA
- a CDS encoding ABC transporter permease, with the protein MTSLPKYLLFKYLRFDKTQPFITLSALLAFLGVSIGLMVLIVAMAIMNGFDKEFERKLFTMNYPITVQSAFKGSIDDDFVDELKARFSDLKFSPFISTQVIYRSANALEGGLVYGVNFKDEKQINSVVNEALKDKELSGFEILVGSGITSEFRLRNDEKLTLIFTKADPAGFSLTPKMKRFDIGGSFTSGLIAYDKAFSYTSVEALRKILDYPKGVYDGIHIFSNKPFDDIKRVREGLPAGTVAIGWWEQNGNFFSALALEKRALFIVLMLIILVASLNIISSLLMTVMNRRQEIALLLALGASKSEIKRSFFYQGLVIGGGGIIFGLALGFLGLFLLGNFNIIDLPADVYGSSKLPLELSTIDLVLIIVGAVFIVAISSYYPAKKATEVNVLQTLRNE; encoded by the coding sequence ATGACAAGCTTACCAAAGTACCTACTTTTTAAATATTTAAGATTTGATAAAACTCAGCCATTTATCACCCTAAGTGCCTTGCTTGCCTTTCTTGGTGTTAGCATTGGACTTATGGTTTTGATCGTTGCGATGGCGATTATGAATGGATTTGATAAAGAATTTGAGCGTAAACTTTTTACGATGAACTATCCAATAACCGTTCAAAGTGCCTTTAAAGGCTCTATTGATGATGACTTTGTTGATGAGCTAAAGGCTAGATTTAGCGACCTAAAATTTAGTCCATTTATAAGCACACAGGTCATTTACCGCTCGGCAAATGCACTTGAGGGCGGACTGGTTTATGGCGTAAATTTTAAAGATGAAAAACAGATAAACTCGGTTGTAAACGAAGCTTTAAAAGATAAAGAGTTAAGCGGCTTTGAGATACTTGTGGGAAGTGGCATAACGAGTGAGTTTAGACTAAGAAATGATGAAAAACTAACGCTTATCTTTACAAAGGCTGACCCAGCTGGCTTTTCACTAACGCCAAAGATGAAGCGCTTTGACATTGGCGGCTCATTTACATCTGGGCTCATCGCCTATGATAAGGCATTTTCATATACTTCGGTTGAGGCTTTGAGGAAAATTTTAGACTATCCAAAAGGCGTTTATGATGGAATTCATATTTTTTCAAATAAGCCATTTGATGATATAAAAAGAGTGCGTGAGGGACTTCCGGCTGGCACGGTTGCCATTGGTTGGTGGGAGCAAAATGGCAACTTTTTCTCAGCACTCGCACTTGAAAAAAGGGCACTTTTTATCGTTTTGATGCTTATTATCCTTGTGGCGTCGCTAAATATCATAAGCTCGCTACTAATGACAGTGATGAACCGCAGGCAAGAGATCGCCTTGCTTCTTGCACTTGGCGCTAGTAAAAGCGAGATAAAAAGAAGTTTCTTTTATCAAGGGCTAGTAATCGGCGGTGGTGGCATTATATTTGGCTTAGCGCTTGGCTTTTTAGGGCTATTTTTGCTTGGAAATTTCAACATTATAGACTTGCCGGCTGACGTTTATGGCTCAAGCAAACTACCACTCGAGCTTTCAACCATCGATCTTGTGCTTATTATAGTTGGAGCTGTATTTATCGTGGCTATATCGTCTTATTATCCAGCTAAAAAAGCCACAGAAGTAAATGTGCTTCAAACTTTAAGAAATGAGTAG
- a CDS encoding DnaJ C-terminal domain-containing protein, with protein MSESLYETLGVSKGASSDEIKKAYRKLARKYHPDINKDPGAEDKFKEINAAYEILSDDKKRAQYDQYGDTMFGGQNFHDFASSSADMGDLNEILKNIFSGGFGGGGAKFSSGFGSNFGGFDGFSSGGFDFGGADLDVNAKISIPFDVAVTGGEHKINFNGESIKIKIPSGIEGGEKLRVKGKGKSAGGQKGDLILAISVEPSDEYERVGDDLYKDIEIPLKTMLFGGKVDVHTYKKDVTIKIAENSKTGTKIRLKGYGVQNRKSGIYGDLYLKARVKLPNISELDEGLVKELKEKLPE; from the coding sequence ATGAGTGAAAGCTTATATGAGACTTTAGGGGTTTCAAAGGGTGCCTCAAGCGACGAGATAAAAAAAGCTTATAGAAAACTTGCCAGAAAATATCACCCGGATATCAATAAAGACCCTGGAGCAGAAGATAAATTTAAAGAGATAAATGCTGCTTATGAAATTTTAAGCGACGATAAAAAACGAGCTCAATACGACCAGTACGGCGATACTATGTTTGGCGGTCAAAATTTCCACGACTTTGCTAGTAGTTCAGCCGATATGGGCGATCTAAATGAAATTTTAAAGAATATCTTCTCAGGTGGCTTTGGCGGCGGTGGAGCTAAATTTAGCAGCGGATTTGGTAGTAATTTTGGAGGCTTTGACGGATTTAGTAGTGGTGGATTTGACTTTGGTGGAGCTGATCTAGACGTAAATGCAAAAATTTCTATACCATTTGACGTAGCTGTAACTGGTGGTGAACATAAGATAAATTTTAATGGCGAAAGCATTAAGATAAAAATTCCAAGCGGCATAGAAGGCGGCGAGAAGCTTCGTGTAAAAGGCAAAGGCAAGAGTGCTGGTGGTCAAAAAGGCGACCTCATACTTGCCATTAGCGTTGAGCCAAGCGACGAATATGAAAGAGTCGGAGATGACCTTTATAAAGATATAGAAATTCCACTAAAAACTATGCTTTTTGGCGGAAAAGTCGATGTACATACTTACAAAAAAGATGTCACGATTAAGATCGCTGAGAACTCAAAAACAGGCACAAAGATCCGTTTAAAAGGGTATGGCGTGCAAAACAGAAAGAGCGGAATTTATGGCGATCTTTACTTAAAAGCCAGGGTAAAACTTCCAAATATTAGTGAGCTTGATGAAGGCTTAGTAAAAGAGTTAAAAGAAAAATTACCGGAGTAA